In Cicer arietinum cultivar CDC Frontier isolate Library 1 chromosome 7, Cicar.CDCFrontier_v2.0, whole genome shotgun sequence, the genomic window CTGCCTCCCATTTTTTGGTCATCAATTGTACTGAATTTGAAGTTGGTGGTAAAAATGGTTGGGTTGTCCCTAACTCAAAGGACAATGATGAAATGTACAACCAATGGGCTTCCCAAAACAGATTCAAAATTGATGACATTATTCGTAAGTTACCACTTCTTAGCAATTTAATTATcacacatatatttataatttatgataggtcatttttagttttcaatttcATGAGAAAGTAATATATAAAGATTTTAAATTGTGGTTGCACATGCACGTTGTTGCGATTTTTAATATTGCAACAAGATTGCATTGTGGtctatgataaaaaaaaatgtgacattGTAACAAAAGAAGTTTGAAGGTATATTTGTGTGAGTGTAAATCATATGTATCATATCTTTTAAGACCTTACATATGATATAATTTTGTATTCATTTTGTAAATTGTAGTTGCATCACGATCCTTAATTATGATTGTATTCTTTGTTGCATACCGAATTATAAAACCTTAATCACATATATAATTTTGGAGGGTTGTTTTGAACTTTTGGTTAGGTTTCAAGTATGAGAAAGATTCAGTGATGGTGGTAAGTGAAGAAGAATATGAAAAATGTAAATCAACTCGCCCACTTTTTTTCGGAAACAATGGCAACAcaattttcaaatttgaaagACCGGGATTGTTCTACTTCATTAGTGGTGTTAGTGGTCACTGTACAAGAGGACAAAAATTGATTATCAAGGTTTTAGATATTGAACCAACAGCACCTTCACCACAATCTGCAAATGAGAATGCACCAATAGCACACTCTAAAGCTAATGAAATAACACCTATTAGTATCACATCATTCACAATCTTTGTTATGTCATTCTTTGGCATGATTTAAGAGTGTGATGTAGTTTTTAGgtgttttgttttgttgagtttttaAATGTTTAGTTTTTTTAGATAGGCTTTTTTAGGCGTTTAGTTTATTTGTTGCTTTAGTCATAATAGGATGAGAAAGTCTTTATTGTCATCATGATGATATTGTTTCCTTTTTAGTTAGTTTGTATTGACTTTTCCTTTTATTAATTAACATGATTTACATTTGTCATTAGATGACCGTTTTTTGTTCAAactgactt contains:
- the LOC101510639 gene encoding early nodulin-like protein 6, whose translation is MASHLIFLCLILFSASHFLVINCTEFEVGGKNGWVVPNSKDNDEMYNQWASQNRFKIDDIIRFKYEKDSVMVVSEEEYEKCKSTRPLFFGNNGNTIFKFERPGLFYFISGVSGHCTRGQKLIIKVLDIEPTAPSPQSANENAPIAHSKANEITPISITSFTIFVMSFFGMI